From a single Amphiprion ocellaris isolate individual 3 ecotype Okinawa chromosome 18, ASM2253959v1, whole genome shotgun sequence genomic region:
- the dlx4b gene encoding homeobox protein Dlx4b, protein MMSVGFMPDSLNGSDPSKSAFLEFGHGHPAHQQHSPGLSHIYPVHGLHAAGNSQHESPFPGNTSYGRSLGYAYPGAVNTHPPSAYMSYQHSNHSNSSSLAHSRLEQTDRDKSTVIENRDIRLNGKGKKIRKPRTIYSSLQLQALHQRFQQTQYLALPERADLAAKLGLTQTQVKIWFQNKRSKYKKIMKHGSGSEGEHIHSTNSISPCSPALPQLWEVSMANKGAPMHPNNYMNSFGHWYPNHHPHQDAMSRPQMM, encoded by the exons ATGATGTCTGTGGGTTTCATGCCTGACAGTCTGAATGGCTCAGATCCCTCCAAATCGGCCTTCCTGGAGTTTGGCCACGGACACCCGGCGCACCAGCAGCACTCTCCCGGACTCTCCCACATTTACCCCGTTCATGGCTTGCACGCTGCTGGGAATTCCCAGCACGAAAGTCCTTTTCCTGGCAACACGTCGTATGGCCGCTCTTTGGGCTACGCCTACCCAGGCGCTGTGAACACTCATCCCCCGTCTGCTTACATGTCCTACCAGCACAGCAatcacagcaacagcagcagcctggcCCACAGCAGATTAGAGCAGACAG ATCGCGATAAGTCCACGGTGATTGAAAACAGGGATATTCGCCTGAATGGGAAGGGGAAGAAAATCCGCAAGCCCCGGACCATCTACTCCAGTCTGCAGCTGCAGGCTCTGCACCAGCGCTTCCAGCAGACCCAGTACCTGGCCTTACCGGAGCGCGCCGACCTGGCGGCTAAGCTGGGACTCACCCAGACTCAG GTGAAAATATGGTTTCAAAATAAGCGCTCTAAGTATAAAAAGATCATGAAGCATGGCAGCGGATCAGAGGGGGAACACATCCACAGCACCAACTCCATCTCCCCCTGCTCGCCCGCGCTGCCACAGCTCTGGGAGGTCTCCATGGCGAACAAAGGAGCTCCAATGCACCCAAACAATTACATGAACAGTTTCGGTCATTGGTACCCGAACCATCACCCTCACCAGGACGCGATGTCCAGGCCTCAGATGATGTGA